A stretch of the candidate division WOR-3 bacterium genome encodes the following:
- a CDS encoding FtsX-like permease family protein gives MTRYHSMLAKRYLKPPKTNKFQLFITILSIGGVMVGVATLIAVVSVMNGLHTDIKKKIVGVNAHIIVTQGISSPDTSLKEINAAIASDDILTKEITGISPFVISKVMIRKKNAIDGVLLRGYDMASGRQVSDIEEKIIEGAFLVDPVNENVIPVVIGNMLAENLEVETGDVIEIFSVLSSTITPVGPVPKIYKGEVVGVIDAGLYEYNSSWIFVRLEDAQKIVKLEGKVTGFQIAVKDMMEVRRISKRLQDKLGFSYSVQDWLVLNKNLFAALKLEKTAMTLILFMIIIVAAFNIVSTLIMIVIQKTREIGILRSIGLTRFDVMRIFVLQGTIMGFVGTALGILVGLAICFALGRYEFPIDTDVYVISSLPITVNPIDVVVISLCSLGISFISAIYPAYRASRLLPVEALRYE, from the coding sequence CTGATAGCCGTCGTGTCGGTTATGAACGGTCTCCACACAGACATAAAAAAGAAAATTGTCGGTGTCAACGCTCACATAATTGTCACTCAGGGAATCAGCTCTCCCGATACCAGCCTTAAAGAAATCAACGCCGCGATAGCTTCCGACGATATCCTGACGAAAGAGATAACCGGTATCTCTCCATTCGTCATTTCGAAGGTGATGATAAGGAAAAAGAATGCCATCGACGGTGTCCTTCTCAGGGGATACGACATGGCTTCAGGAAGACAAGTCAGCGACATAGAAGAGAAAATAATTGAAGGTGCTTTTTTGGTGGATCCCGTCAATGAGAACGTCATTCCGGTAGTTATTGGAAACATGCTCGCAGAAAATCTCGAGGTGGAAACGGGAGACGTAATTGAAATCTTTTCCGTGCTTTCGAGCACGATAACCCCCGTGGGACCTGTTCCAAAGATATACAAGGGTGAAGTCGTCGGTGTAATAGACGCGGGCCTTTACGAATACAACAGTTCGTGGATTTTTGTTAGGCTCGAAGACGCTCAGAAAATTGTCAAACTTGAAGGAAAAGTGACCGGATTTCAAATTGCAGTTAAGGATATGATGGAAGTCAGAAGAATATCGAAAAGATTGCAGGACAAACTCGGTTTTTCTTATTCCGTTCAGGATTGGCTTGTATTGAACAAGAATCTTTTCGCCGCATTAAAACTCGAAAAGACTGCAATGACGCTGATCCTTTTTATGATAATAATTGTGGCCGCGTTCAACATAGTTTCCACTTTGATAATGATAGTGATTCAGAAGACCCGTGAAATAGGAATATTGAGGTCCATAGGTCTGACGCGCTTTGACGTCATGAGAATATTCGTCCTTCAGGGGACCATCATGGGTTTTGTAGGGACGGCTCTGGGAATTCTCGTCGGCCTTGCCATTTGCTTTGCTCTTGGCAGATACGAGTTTCCTATAGACACCGACGTTTATGTGATATCCTCTCTTCCTATAACAGTAAACCCTATCGATGTTGTGGTCATATCTCTTTGTTCTCTTGGAATATCGTTTATTTCGGCCATATATCCGGCTTACAGGGCTTCTAGGCTGTTGCCCGTGGAGGCTTTGCGTTATGAATGA